The genomic interval TCAGAATACCAGAGTATTCTGTAGAAAAATGTTTGCAATGGTAAATTGTGACTTTTCAAAATTAGTTCCTGCATCTAACAACTTTTAAACTTGTTTTCAGACTCCAACAGAACATAAACCTGTGATGGAAGGATCAACTAAAATCATTGAAATCAGTGATGACACTCCTGCCGAAGTATGAATCATTCAAGAATGTACACAGTGACATttacaaattaaatattatttatatataaatatttgtatacataatacatttttatttataatgcagaGTTCAACAGAGGACGAACAATGTGACAGAGACAGAATGGTATTACATAATCAGTAGGATTACTACAATGCACGTCAATGTCTGTTTAATGTAATATTGAATATATAATGTCTACATGTACTATTTCAAAGGTGTTAATGTTAAGTATGTTTCCATTTTTCACTTAATTTCTTCTCAAATGTTAGCTATGGTAATCTTGTTGCAAGATGCCTTATACACCTAATAATTGTATCCTTTTTTATTAATCTGGTGGTAGACACTTACAGAAGGACAGCTTGCTGACAAGCCCGTGGTGGAAGAAATCTCCCCTGTATTGACCATCAATTATGAAAAACGTGCAGAGGTATGTATCttaaatttataaatatttattaaatatatttatttaataaatcttttaataatttttctAATGTTCACCtatataaaacatttgtaaGTTTAATAGGTGTAAAGTTTTGTCAAGTGTAGTTGTTGAATAACACTGAACCATTTTACATTGGTTTTAAAGTAACACTGGATTTATATTACTTAACAGAAATTAAAACCTAAAGAATTACAGGAACGTGAATGCTTATCACAGAAACTGGGGGCTTGCTGCTATCAAAGAGTCGGAAATCAGTAAgtcaaatatagccaaatatagcCTTTTCAGCCATTCTTTTGTATATTTACTGGTGAAGTTTTTACCCTATGGCTTCTCATGTTTTTGCCcaatttttgttaaataaatgtgtgatATGTGATATGTTATTGTTTTCTAATGTATTATTTTCCAAATTTTAAGACTTGTTAAGGAACAGATGATTtttatatagatagatagatagatagatagatagatagatagatagatagacagacagacaaacagacagacagacagacagacagacagacagacagacagatgtgtgtgtgcgtgcgcgtgcgcatgtgtgtgtgtgtgtttcacagaaCCATGCACTCAGAAGTGAAGAACGTACAGTGGACACAGTGCAATAGCTGTCATGGTTGGCTTCACACAGAATGTGCAGGAATCGATCTAGGGCTAGCCACTCACACATCATTTAACTGTGGGTGCCACGTGAAACTGCCCTATTGTTTAAAAAGGTTGGTCACTTAACACCTAATGTTCATATGATGTAAAACCACGAAGTTGACGCCATAACTGCTGTTTTATTTTAGAACGAGGGCTGCTGCAGAAAAGGGCATGCTGGAATCCATATTGACAGATGAAGAGATTCAAGTAAATGTTAAAACGTTTATGGTTAAgccaaaaaaataatacaagtaCAGAATGAAAATGAAAGATTCATTAGCTAAACAGTTGTTGTTATTGTGATATCTACGTGTGATATTTAAAATTTGTGCTTTCTGGATTCCCAGAATCTTGCAGATGATCTTAAAACAGGGGTTTTGCAATCCAATCGAATTTATCTTAAACGTCACCCcaatttcaatttcaaatttAAAGAAAACAGAGAGGCCCTAATCAGCATCTTCAATGAAAAAcaggtataataataataataatttgattttattaatgttattaatgcattataacaaaatatattgtGATAGTAATGAGAGATTCTTTTCTTTCAAACATAATcataattattttttctgtatatTCAGACGACAGCAATAATAGATAGAGTGGATACTGTATTGGGCCGTGACAAGAAAAATTTGGAACAGCTGTCCTTTCATTTAGACGTGATGACACCTGAGGTAATTATTTAGCTCTTTTTTGCTTATCTAATTGGATTTTGCTGTAAACAGCAGTAAATGTAATGTGACAATTCCTTTGTATTGTAAAGGTAACCCTGTGCATCCTGCAAAAACTGGAGGGATTTAGCCGCTATGAAGCGGAAAAGGCTTTTGTAAGTCATGTTTACTTTGAAGGTAAGAAtgctttacattttatatttaaatggtGTAAAAATGCCCTAACatttatacaaatattaaagttaTTTATTAGATTTACTTTGGTTAGGTTTGGTAAACTTTATTGTCTATTCAGTTTTCTAGACAGAAATTCACCTTTGACACTTATACATCTACACATAAAACATATTACTTAGACTCAAGTACTTtgtaaagttgttgtttttaactGATAGCTGTTGCCATTTGTAGTCACTTGTCATGAGTTTGGATTTCACAGTCTTATCACAGTGAATCATTACTAGTACTTCACTACAACTTGTATACTAAAGCATAGCCAGTTGAAAGTACATTTGAGCATAAAAATGTGTTATTATACATGGTTTGGatgtgttattattattaatgtgttatacatgtttatatgtaatataaatttatattacatttttcagAAATAACACTAATTACATTCATCTCTTCGTTAGGTGAAGATTAAGGTTAACAGCAGAgactggaatgttttcctcttCCTACAACAAGGGAATTACAAATATAAAGGAATGTACAGCCATCGTTCTGATTAGATAATACACTAATGCACCTTTTCAATTATATTGTGTTTTTACAAAGTGAAGTTCAATCCACTAATAATactgttttaaacattttacaaataagACAACTAAGTGTTAGACATAAAAAAATGATGAACAAATAAgtgaattaataaataaatgtaactgtGATTACATTGAGTGACTTTGATCGTTTTTTGATGTGTGCATGATATGAGTTGATTATTCCATTCATGTAAAAAAGttaaagatataaaaaaataaaaaaacattttagtttcATAATGATAGCATGTAATGCtagattaaaatgtatttgcagtccttaataataaaattgttacagatttttcagcatcattgaACAGCAACAGAACAACTTTAAAGGCGGCAGAGATATAGCAATTAGGCCAATAGTGCAATTTCTCATGTAACTATATGTCATATCTCCCAGGATCATGGGATCATAACTCaaaaatgctacagtaaaatTGCTCATAATGTTGAATAGTGACAGTCAGGTGCACTGGGAATAAGGTAcagttaaaattttaaggcactCTCAAAGGCAGCGGAGATATAGCGTTCTAATTGGGCCATTAGCGCTATTTCTCGTGTAACTGTATGTCATTTCTCAGAATCATGGGATCATAACTGTCAGGTAAAAGGGCAGATGAGAGTGGCTGCTGGAACCAGCTCCAGGATGCAGCAGGTCGAAGAACCAccgttcgtatgtataatacgccataaaatgcgtatcatatgcacgcgaaaaacagcgtgccatagacacgccaaaatgagttttggcgtatacattccacgacattgcacactcgtactacttatacgcatttttgtaaGAATACCCTGgctaagacacaacacaaacatagaaacattaaacaatgACAAAACAGACAAGCAGACAAGACTGCCAGGGCAGAACCCTGACAATAACTCAATAATGCTACAGTAAAATTGCTCATAATGTTGCATAGTGACAGTCAGTTGCACTGAGAATAAGGTTACAGTTAAAATTTGAACGCACCCTCAAAGGCAGCGGAGATATAGCGCCTCCATTAAGGCAAATAGTGCAATTTCTCGTGTAACTGTATGTCATATCTCGCAGAATAAGGGGGTCATAACTCAATAATGCTACAGTAAAATTCTTCATAATGCTGTGACAGTCAGGTGCACTAAGAATAAGGTTACAGTTAATATTTGAACGCACCCTAAAAAGCAGCcgagatatagcgcctccaagtgggccaacaatgcaatagctaTTCTAACTTTATTGTCATACATGTCAAATTAATGGATCCATAACTTcaaaatgctacagtaaaaatgtctgtAATTCTGCATGGTGACAGTCAGGGACACTGGGTATAAGGTTCCAGTGCAACTTTGAACGCACCCATAAAGGCAGCCGAGATAAAGCGCCTCCAAAAggccaacaatgcaatagctaTTTTTACTCTATTGTCATATATGTCAAATTAATGGATCCATAACTTcaaaatgctacagtaaaaatgtctgaAATTCTGCATGGTGACATCTAGGCACACTGGGTATAATGCCCCAGTTCTACTTTGAACGCACCCATAAAGGCATCcgagatatagcgcctccaataggccaacaatgcaatagctaTTCTAACTGTATTGTCAAATATGTCAAATTAATGGGTCCATAACTTCcaaatgctacagtaaaaatgtctgaAATTCTGCATGGTGACATCTAGGCACACTGGGTATAATGCCCCAGTGCAAATTTGAACGCACCCATAAAGGCAGCcgagatatagcgcctccaagtgggccaacaatgcaatagctaTTCTAAATGTATTGTCATACATGTCAAATGAATGGATCCATAACTTCcaaatgctacagtaaaaatgtctggaattttgcatggtgacagtcaagcacactgggtataatgccccagtgcaaatttgaacgcacccataaaggcatccgagatatagcgcctccaataggccaacaatgcaatagctaTTCTAACTGTATTGTCAAATATGTCAAATTAATGGGTCCATAACTTCcaaatgctacagtaaaaatgtctgaaattctgcatggtgacagtcaggcacactgggtataatgccccagtgcaaatttgaacgcacccataaaggcagccgagatatagcgcctccaaatgggccaacaatgcaatagctaTTTTTACTCTATTgtcatatacagtcttgttca from Pseudorasbora parva isolate DD20220531a chromosome 3, ASM2467924v1, whole genome shotgun sequence carries:
- the LOC137072162 gene encoding uncharacterized protein; the protein is MLVRTPTEHKPVMEGSTKIIEISDDTPAESSTEDEQCDRDRMTLTEGQLADKPVVEEISPVLTINYEKRAEKLKPKELQERECLSQKLGACCYQRVGNQTMHSEVKNVQWTQCNSCHGWLHTECAGIDLGLATHTSFNCGCHVKLPYCLKRTRAAAEKGMLESILTDEEIQNLADDLKTGVLQSNRIYLKRHPNFNFKFKENREALISIFNEKQTTAIIDRVDTVLGRDKKNLEQLSFHLDVMTPEVTLCILQKLEGFSRYEAEKAFVSHVYFEGED